In Haloterrigena turkmenica DSM 5511, a single genomic region encodes these proteins:
- a CDS encoding methionine synthase: MSANENKDQFRPENHANDNFLLTTVVGSYPKPKWLNRAKELYQDENHGFDEDDYQEAKDDAARLITNEHERAGLDVVVDGEMRRNEMVEFFAHRIEGYEFNGPVKVWGHNYFDKPSVVSEVEYDESWLVDEYKFTASATDRPVKVPITGPYTLASWAFNEAYEDDAELAYALADLVNEEIEKLVDAGARYIQIDEPALATTPDDHAIVGEALEHIVADIDDDVRIGLHVCYGDYSRIYPEILEFPVDEFDLELANGDYEQLDVFKDPEFTADLALGVTDVHVAEVESVEQIEENIKKGLEVVPPEQLVVSPDCGVKLLPREVAYGKMENMVKAARNVEADLDEGNIDIERGAPTPADD; the protein is encoded by the coding sequence ATGAGCGCAAACGAGAACAAGGATCAGTTCCGACCCGAGAACCACGCGAACGACAACTTCCTGCTGACGACCGTCGTCGGCTCCTACCCGAAGCCCAAGTGGCTCAACCGCGCGAAGGAGCTCTACCAGGACGAGAATCACGGCTTCGACGAGGACGACTACCAGGAGGCCAAGGACGACGCCGCCCGCCTCATCACGAACGAACACGAACGCGCGGGACTGGACGTCGTCGTCGACGGCGAGATGCGGCGCAACGAGATGGTCGAGTTCTTCGCCCACCGCATCGAGGGCTACGAGTTCAACGGTCCCGTCAAGGTCTGGGGCCACAACTACTTCGACAAGCCGAGCGTCGTCAGCGAGGTCGAGTACGACGAGAGCTGGCTCGTCGACGAGTACAAATTCACCGCCAGCGCCACCGATCGCCCGGTCAAGGTCCCGATCACGGGTCCGTACACGCTCGCGAGCTGGGCGTTCAACGAGGCCTACGAGGACGACGCGGAACTCGCCTACGCTCTCGCGGACCTCGTCAACGAGGAGATCGAGAAGCTCGTCGACGCCGGCGCCCGCTACATCCAGATCGACGAGCCCGCGCTCGCGACCACGCCGGACGACCACGCGATCGTCGGCGAGGCCTTAGAGCACATCGTCGCCGACATCGACGACGACGTCCGCATCGGACTGCACGTCTGTTACGGCGACTACTCCCGCATCTACCCCGAGATCCTCGAGTTCCCCGTCGACGAGTTCGACCTCGAGCTCGCCAACGGCGACTACGAACAGCTGGACGTCTTCAAGGATCCCGAGTTCACCGCCGACCTCGCGCTCGGCGTCACCGACGTCCACGTCGCCGAGGTCGAATCGGTCGAACAGATCGAGGAGAACATCAAGAAGGGCCTCGAGGTCGTCCCGCCGGAGCAACTCGTCGTCTCGCCGGACTGCGGCGTGAAGCTGCTGCCCCGCGAGGTCGCCTACGGCAAGATGGAGAACATGGTGAAGGCCGCCCGCAACGTCGAGGCGGACTTAGACGAAGGCAATATCGACATCGAGCGCGGCGCGCCGACGCCGGCCGACGACTGA
- a CDS encoding nitroreductase family protein — MQDTLESRHELRDDVAEHRDPEYDIDPLFVNRWSPRAMTGDPLDEEEYLPLFEAARWAPSAFNNQHWRFLVADREDEEWDAFLDLLSENNRTWASDAAVLAVIVSKTTFDHNGEPAPVHSFDTGAAWENLALEGARRGLAVHGMAGFDYERAAEELNVPEEYAVEAMVAIGEHAPPETLSEELQDREQPSDRKPLSEIVHRGGFQ; from the coding sequence ATGCAAGATACGCTCGAGAGCCGGCACGAACTGCGCGACGACGTCGCCGAACACCGCGACCCCGAATACGATATCGACCCGCTGTTCGTCAACCGCTGGTCGCCGCGCGCGATGACCGGCGACCCGCTCGACGAAGAGGAATACCTTCCCTTGTTCGAAGCTGCCCGCTGGGCGCCCTCCGCGTTCAACAACCAGCACTGGCGGTTCCTCGTCGCTGACCGCGAGGACGAGGAATGGGACGCCTTCCTCGATCTCCTCTCCGAGAACAACCGGACGTGGGCGAGTGACGCCGCCGTGCTCGCGGTCATCGTCTCGAAGACGACGTTCGACCACAACGGCGAACCGGCGCCGGTCCACTCCTTCGACACCGGCGCGGCCTGGGAGAACCTCGCGCTCGAGGGCGCGCGCCGGGGATTGGCCGTCCACGGAATGGCCGGCTTCGACTACGAGCGCGCGGCCGAAGAACTGAACGTCCCCGAGGAGTACGCGGTCGAGGCGATGGTCGCGATCGGCGAGCACGCCCCGCCCGAGACGCTCTCCGAGGAACTGCAGGACCGCGAACAACCCAGCGACCGGAAGCCGCTCTCGGAGATCGTCCACCGCGGCGGCTTCCAGTAG
- a CDS encoding glycoside hydrolase family 3 protein, which produces MDGMSTDNNHDGVDESRRTFMKATGAATAAAGLGATSTAAGDEKRSKRLEDLIDGMTIEQKVGQMAQVAIDNLGEGFGPDTAFNDHDDAGTLGKLFSELHVGSILNGGATGPTFDGEEFVEGLNGLQEYNLEVNEPAIPFVWGCDALHGNCLLDGCTSFPQRLNMGATRDVDLVEAAATHTGDSVAAIGGHWNFGPTLDVLRDMRWGRYFEGHSEDAMLLGEMGRARARGFQRNERVAATVKHFAGYGTPNTGSDRTHARTSMRDLRTRQFEPYRRGLEEAKTVMVNSGAVNGKPAHASSWLLTTVLRDRFGFDGVVLTDWDDFERMLSNHEYLPDTDDGWREAVRQGIEAGVDMHMCGGETAPTEFIDTVIDLVESGDLSEARIDESVRRILELKADLGLFADPLAPEDEIGDIVGGAADISEQLAKESLVLLQNEDDALPLALEDVDDLLLTGPGVHEGTPNRFLMQHGGWTLGWQGIEDGNLTEDGPRPRQNTIEGELTARLGDGLTHVPTEYEPAVYESLYENFDNGFFDVTDEQAAAISEAAPGSDAVVVVLGEGTHNEGFGDRDKMRFLEAQRELVELVDSETGDDVPIIGVILAGSPRGTAETFQHLDAVLFAGQPGSDTGVAVVDTLFGDYNPSGKLPFTWESHVGHVPQIYDEYPPRHPDGAGDQMVQFEFGHGLSYTDWEYVDLSLATDSVKNPASRPTVTAHVTVENAGETAGEHVVEIYNTESYGSVLQPHRRLMGFERIALEPGERETVAVDLDLSTLEVVPGDVPGWGPRVVEAGEYELAVGADWGVNASDDADDGATATLTVGKTASITDPEPTPGRYDIDGDGDEDFEDVMALHRRLKHRKWRR; this is translated from the coding sequence ATGGACGGGATGTCAACTGATAACAATCACGATGGTGTCGACGAATCGCGTCGAACGTTTATGAAGGCGACCGGTGCGGCGACGGCCGCGGCCGGGCTCGGAGCGACCAGTACGGCGGCCGGCGACGAGAAGCGATCGAAGCGACTCGAGGACCTGATCGACGGGATGACCATAGAGCAGAAGGTCGGCCAGATGGCCCAGGTGGCGATCGACAACCTCGGCGAGGGGTTCGGTCCCGACACCGCGTTCAACGACCACGACGACGCGGGCACGCTCGGTAAACTGTTCTCCGAGCTCCACGTCGGATCGATCCTCAACGGCGGCGCCACGGGGCCGACGTTCGACGGCGAGGAGTTCGTCGAGGGGCTCAACGGCCTCCAGGAATACAATCTCGAGGTCAACGAGCCGGCGATCCCGTTCGTCTGGGGCTGTGACGCGCTCCACGGAAACTGCCTGCTCGACGGCTGTACGAGCTTCCCGCAGCGGCTCAACATGGGTGCGACGCGCGACGTCGACCTCGTCGAGGCGGCGGCCACCCACACCGGCGACTCCGTCGCGGCGATCGGCGGCCACTGGAACTTCGGGCCGACGCTGGACGTCCTCCGAGACATGCGCTGGGGTCGCTACTTCGAGGGCCACAGCGAGGACGCGATGCTGCTCGGCGAGATGGGGAGGGCCCGGGCCCGGGGCTTCCAGCGAAACGAGCGGGTCGCGGCGACGGTCAAACACTTCGCCGGCTACGGCACTCCGAACACCGGTTCGGACCGGACCCACGCTCGGACCTCGATGCGGGACCTGCGGACCCGCCAGTTCGAGCCCTACCGGCGCGGGCTCGAGGAGGCGAAGACGGTGATGGTCAACAGCGGCGCGGTCAACGGGAAGCCGGCCCACGCCTCCTCGTGGCTGCTGACGACGGTCCTGCGCGACCGGTTCGGCTTCGACGGCGTGGTGCTGACCGACTGGGACGACTTCGAGCGGATGCTCTCGAACCACGAGTACCTCCCCGACACCGACGACGGCTGGCGAGAGGCGGTCCGACAGGGCATCGAAGCCGGCGTCGACATGCACATGTGCGGCGGCGAGACGGCGCCGACCGAGTTCATCGACACCGTGATCGATCTCGTCGAGAGCGGGGATCTCTCCGAGGCGCGCATCGACGAGTCGGTCCGCCGAATCCTCGAGCTCAAGGCCGATCTCGGGCTGTTCGCGGACCCGCTCGCGCCCGAAGACGAGATCGGCGACATCGTCGGCGGCGCCGCCGATATCTCCGAACAGCTCGCCAAGGAGTCGCTGGTCCTGTTGCAAAACGAGGACGACGCACTCCCGCTCGCCCTCGAGGACGTCGACGACCTGCTGCTGACCGGGCCCGGCGTCCACGAGGGGACGCCGAACCGGTTCCTGATGCAACACGGCGGCTGGACGCTCGGCTGGCAGGGCATCGAGGACGGGAACCTGACCGAGGACGGCCCGCGGCCGCGCCAGAACACGATCGAGGGCGAACTGACGGCCCGGCTCGGCGACGGGCTCACGCACGTACCGACGGAGTACGAGCCCGCGGTCTACGAGAGCCTCTACGAGAACTTCGACAACGGCTTCTTCGACGTCACCGACGAGCAGGCGGCGGCGATCAGCGAGGCCGCACCGGGCTCCGACGCCGTCGTCGTCGTCCTCGGCGAGGGGACGCACAACGAGGGCTTCGGCGACCGGGACAAGATGCGGTTCCTCGAGGCCCAGCGGGAGCTCGTCGAACTCGTCGATAGCGAGACGGGCGATGACGTTCCGATCATCGGCGTCATCCTCGCCGGGAGCCCGCGCGGCACGGCGGAGACGTTCCAGCACTTAGATGCCGTACTCTTCGCCGGCCAGCCGGGCAGCGATACCGGCGTCGCGGTCGTCGATACGCTCTTCGGCGACTACAACCCCTCGGGGAAGCTCCCGTTCACCTGGGAGTCCCATGTCGGACACGTTCCCCAGATCTACGACGAGTACCCGCCGCGTCACCCGGACGGGGCGGGCGATCAGATGGTCCAGTTCGAGTTCGGCCACGGCCTCTCCTACACCGACTGGGAGTACGTCGACCTGTCGCTGGCGACCGATTCGGTTAAAAACCCCGCCTCGAGGCCGACCGTGACGGCCCACGTCACCGTCGAGAACGCCGGCGAAACGGCCGGCGAGCACGTCGTCGAGATCTACAACACCGAGTCCTACGGCTCCGTGCTCCAGCCTCATCGCCGCCTGATGGGATTCGAACGGATCGCCCTCGAGCCGGGCGAGCGCGAGACCGTCGCCGTCGACCTCGACCTCTCGACGCTCGAGGTCGTCCCCGGCGACGTCCCCGGCTGGGGGCCGCGGGTCGTCGAGGCCGGCGAGTACGAACTCGCGGTCGGCGCCGACTGGGGCGTGAACGCGAGCGACGACGCGGACGACGGTGCGACGGCGACGCTGACCGTCGGGAAGACGGCCTCCATCACCGATCCCGAGCCGACGCCCGGCCGCTACGACATCGACGGCGACGGGGACGAGGACTTCGAGGATGTGATGGCGCTCCACCGGCGGCTCAAACATCGAAAATGGCGACGGTGA
- a CDS encoding Gfo/Idh/MocA family protein, which yields MSLEIGVLGYRFMGKAHANAMARLPMFFPDAPDVERSVLVGRDEDALEDAADRLGFDSVSTDWAAVVDEVDAFYNLGPNHVHADPSIAALEAGTPVFCEKPLAPTLEDAEKMANAAREAGDDVPAGCAFNYRFVPAIRYAKRLLEDGELGEIRHVRGRYLQDWLVDPEAPWSWRNDEELAGSGALGDLGAHTVDLLRFLVGDDDLAGEMERVSGHLRTFVDERPVEGEDGETRPVTVDDAYSAQLEFENGAMGTLEASRFATGHKNDHTIEIHGSEGSLRFSLERLNELEVLRRDENRGYETILVTDADDPYVDHWWPPGHVLGWEHTFVHENYEFLSAVESGGEFEPSFDAGLEAQRVLAAIEDSDERGEWVGLEGE from the coding sequence ATGTCCCTCGAGATCGGCGTTCTCGGCTATCGGTTCATGGGTAAAGCACACGCGAACGCGATGGCGCGGCTGCCGATGTTCTTCCCGGACGCGCCCGACGTCGAGCGCAGCGTGCTCGTCGGCCGAGACGAGGACGCGCTCGAGGACGCGGCCGATCGACTCGGGTTCGACTCGGTATCGACGGACTGGGCCGCGGTGGTCGACGAAGTCGACGCCTTCTACAACCTCGGACCGAACCACGTCCACGCCGACCCCTCGATCGCAGCGCTCGAGGCCGGCACGCCGGTCTTTTGCGAGAAACCCCTCGCGCCGACACTCGAGGACGCGGAGAAGATGGCGAACGCGGCCCGCGAGGCCGGCGACGACGTGCCCGCCGGCTGCGCCTTCAACTACCGGTTCGTCCCCGCGATCCGGTACGCGAAGCGGTTGCTCGAGGACGGCGAACTCGGCGAGATCCGCCACGTCCGCGGGCGCTACCTGCAGGACTGGCTGGTCGACCCCGAGGCGCCGTGGTCGTGGCGCAACGACGAGGAACTGGCCGGTTCGGGTGCGCTCGGCGATCTGGGCGCGCACACGGTCGACCTGCTTCGATTCCTGGTCGGCGACGACGACCTCGCCGGAGAGATGGAGCGCGTGAGCGGACACTTGCGGACGTTCGTCGACGAGCGGCCCGTCGAAGGGGAAGATGGAGAGACGCGGCCCGTCACCGTCGACGACGCCTACTCCGCGCAACTCGAGTTTGAAAACGGCGCGATGGGCACCCTCGAGGCCTCCCGCTTCGCGACCGGCCATAAAAACGACCACACGATCGAGATCCACGGCTCGGAGGGGAGCCTGCGGTTCTCGCTGGAGCGCCTGAACGAACTCGAGGTGTTGCGCCGAGACGAGAACCGCGGCTACGAGACGATCCTGGTGACCGACGCGGACGATCCCTACGTCGACCACTGGTGGCCGCCGGGCCACGTGCTGGGCTGGGAGCACACGTTCGTCCACGAGAACTACGAATTCCTGAGCGCCGTCGAGAGCGGCGGCGAGTTCGAACCGAGTTTCGACGCCGGTCTCGAGGCCCAACGCGTCCTCGCCGCGATCGAGGACAGCGACGAGCGCGGCGAGTGGGTCGGACTCGAGGGCGAGTAA
- a CDS encoding zinc-binding dehydrogenase: MSSEMSAYVIEEFGDPDVFERTTVDVPEPGPDEIRVEVVASSVNPVDYKIRQGAIPDFAPDFPARLHCDVAGVVDAVGDEVDAFDEGDEVYGMPGGAGRQGALADYVVGHAGTFARAPESLPLADAAALPVVALTAWEMLADKTTVDDGDDVIVYGASGGVGHIGVQIADHFDTAVTATGSSEEKRELAERLGADATVDYTATDVEEYVAEHAGGTGFDVVFDPIGDDHLETAFEAVRPYGSVVTTESSAAQDVDLAPMHENSLELGVVLVILPVLLGDRQERIGEELAEIADLVDDGAVEPHIDDRYSFDEVAEAHRRAETGDFLGKLLLVNE, translated from the coding sequence ATGTCTTCGGAGATGAGCGCCTACGTAATCGAAGAGTTCGGCGACCCGGACGTCTTCGAGCGGACGACCGTCGACGTCCCCGAGCCCGGTCCGGACGAGATCCGCGTCGAGGTCGTCGCGAGCAGCGTCAACCCCGTCGACTACAAGATCCGGCAAGGGGCGATTCCGGACTTCGCGCCCGACTTTCCGGCCCGGCTCCACTGCGACGTCGCGGGCGTCGTCGACGCCGTCGGGGACGAGGTCGACGCCTTCGACGAGGGCGACGAGGTCTACGGCATGCCCGGCGGCGCCGGCCGACAGGGCGCGCTGGCCGACTACGTCGTCGGCCACGCGGGAACGTTCGCCCGCGCGCCCGAGTCGCTGCCGCTGGCCGACGCCGCGGCCCTCCCGGTCGTCGCGCTGACAGCCTGGGAGATGCTCGCCGACAAGACGACCGTCGACGACGGCGACGACGTGATCGTCTACGGCGCCAGCGGCGGCGTCGGTCACATCGGGGTCCAGATCGCCGACCACTTCGACACCGCGGTCACGGCGACCGGCTCGAGCGAGGAAAAGCGCGAGCTCGCCGAACGGCTCGGCGCGGACGCGACGGTCGACTACACCGCGACGGATGTCGAGGAGTACGTCGCGGAACACGCCGGCGGAACCGGCTTCGACGTCGTCTTCGACCCGATCGGCGACGACCACCTCGAGACGGCCTTCGAGGCGGTCCGACCCTACGGTTCCGTCGTGACGACCGAGTCGAGCGCGGCCCAGGACGTCGATCTCGCGCCCATGCACGAGAATTCGCTGGAACTCGGCGTCGTGCTGGTCATTCTCCCGGTGTTGCTCGGCGACCGGCAAGAACGCATCGGCGAGGAACTCGCGGAAATCGCCGACCTCGTCGACGACGGCGCCGTCGAACCCCATATCGACGACCGCTATTCGTTCGACGAGGTCGCCGAGGCCCACCGACGCGCCGAGACGGGCGATTTCCTCGGGAAACTCCTGCTGGTCAACGAGTAA
- a CDS encoding creatininase family protein: MRLETSSWTDVDEASPTTALLPVGSTEQHGPHAPVGTDTIVARAIADAADRASDAESIVGPTIPVGIAPYHGNFPGTCFVSAETFRRYVRDVVESIADSSVETVVFVNGHGGNGETLSHLAREVTAEDAIECEAYLWEWMRAVDEHVGHAGELETAVLLHLCPDDVGDPVAGDAATWADTVDGGVVHQFTDEFSENGAVGDATDASPEQGERVFETAVDALVSFLERVRSEDGDEGRETGGSAQS; this comes from the coding sequence ATGCGACTCGAGACGAGTTCCTGGACCGACGTGGACGAGGCGTCACCGACGACCGCGCTGCTCCCCGTCGGCAGCACGGAACAACACGGCCCGCACGCCCCCGTCGGAACCGATACGATCGTCGCTCGAGCGATCGCCGACGCGGCCGACCGAGCGAGCGACGCCGAGTCGATCGTCGGGCCGACGATCCCGGTCGGAATCGCACCCTACCACGGCAACTTTCCGGGGACGTGCTTCGTCTCCGCGGAGACGTTCCGGCGCTACGTCCGCGACGTCGTCGAGTCGATCGCCGACTCGAGCGTCGAGACGGTCGTCTTCGTCAACGGCCACGGCGGCAACGGCGAGACGCTCTCCCATCTGGCCCGCGAGGTGACCGCGGAGGACGCGATCGAGTGCGAGGCGTACCTGTGGGAGTGGATGCGTGCCGTCGACGAGCACGTCGGTCACGCGGGCGAACTCGAGACGGCCGTACTGCTCCACCTGTGTCCCGACGACGTCGGCGACCCGGTCGCCGGCGACGCGGCGACGTGGGCGGACACGGTCGACGGCGGGGTCGTCCACCAGTTCACCGACGAGTTCAGCGAGAACGGTGCGGTCGGCGACGCGACGGACGCCAGTCCGGAACAGGGAGAACGAGTATTCGAGACGGCCGTCGACGCGCTCGTCTCGTTCCTCGAGCGGGTTCGATCCGAGGACGGAGACGAGGGTAGAGAAACGGGGGGCAGCGCCCAGTCGTGA
- a CDS encoding class I SAM-dependent methyltransferase: protein MTRSSNGDEDVKDVVREYWNGRADSYDDDGISGVRDDEQREAWLAVLRQWTGDPPRRVLDLGCGTGTISLLLAELGHDVSGIDLTPEMLERARSKAREARLSIGFGLGDAEALPVPDDACDVVTARHLIWTLPNPSRAIREWRRVVRPGGRIILLEGRWDFPEPWDEYREIYDDLPLYRGRPPGELVDFLADHGLERIEREPLMDATLWGEDPEQELYVVGVDVPE from the coding sequence GTGACGCGCTCGTCGAACGGCGACGAGGACGTGAAAGATGTCGTCCGAGAGTACTGGAACGGCCGCGCCGACTCGTACGACGACGACGGGATCTCCGGCGTCCGCGACGACGAGCAGCGCGAGGCGTGGCTGGCGGTGCTCCGACAGTGGACGGGCGACCCGCCCCGTCGCGTGCTCGATCTCGGCTGCGGGACGGGGACGATCTCGCTGCTGCTGGCCGAGTTGGGCCACGACGTCTCGGGCATCGATCTCACGCCCGAGATGCTCGAGCGAGCGCGATCGAAGGCTCGGGAGGCGAGGCTGTCGATCGGCTTCGGTCTCGGGGACGCCGAGGCGCTCCCGGTTCCCGACGACGCCTGCGACGTGGTGACGGCGCGACACCTCATCTGGACGCTTCCGAACCCCTCGAGGGCGATTCGGGAGTGGCGACGGGTCGTCCGACCGGGCGGTCGGATCATCCTCCTCGAGGGCCGCTGGGACTTCCCGGAGCCGTGGGACGAGTACCGGGAGATCTACGACGACCTGCCGCTGTACCGCGGTCGGCCGCCCGGTGAGCTGGTCGATTTTCTCGCGGATCACGGACTCGAACGGATCGAGCGCGAACCCTTGATGGACGCGACGCTCTGGGGCGAGGACCCGGAGCAGGAGCTGTACGTCGTGGGCGTCGACGTTCCCGAGTAA
- a CDS encoding ABC transporter substrate-binding protein, with protein sequence MTRDSRYSTTRRTALKTTLGAATLSLTVAGCLSNDPDAADFRIGAPWKPTRDPLDGGTLLRRLGITEALVSVDHDATPAPGLATDWERVDERRWRFDLREGVTFHDGTSLDASATVASLRRTADATAFTDVPIDAIEAEDETAVVVETETPFAPLPAHLSRDEAVILSPDAIGDDGSIEDPVGTGPFALESFRSGAEIRSVRHDEYHGREPSLESVRYEVVEDDQTRRMKLESGELEMARILPQETVDPLESDGDIDIHVYEVPRIRFLTFDTTSAPFDDRRVRRAVHRAIDREAIAESILEGLDEPAVGPFSSAITDWANPDLDADAHAADPERARSLLSDAGWTTGSSDVRTRDGEELAVEFLTYDARSLPLIAEAMQDHLAAVGIDVDVTTVEYSSMVDRVSQGSFDGYLTSWGTFSYPDPDRLAQLFHSTDAALHHGYENDRVDDLLEEGRELTDREARRERYHEVQSIVLEDAPIAVLTNFTNVVATAAGVDGYEPHPTESRYGLESITVGEE encoded by the coding sequence ATGACACGCGACTCGCGATACTCCACGACCCGACGAACCGCGCTGAAGACGACGCTCGGAGCTGCGACCCTGTCCCTGACCGTCGCCGGCTGCCTCTCGAACGACCCCGACGCGGCCGACTTTCGGATCGGGGCCCCGTGGAAACCGACTCGAGATCCCCTCGACGGGGGCACCCTGCTCCGCCGACTGGGGATCACCGAGGCGCTCGTCAGCGTCGACCATGATGCGACGCCGGCGCCTGGCCTCGCGACCGACTGGGAACGGGTCGACGAGCGCCGGTGGCGGTTCGACCTCCGCGAGGGCGTGACGTTCCACGACGGGACGTCGCTCGACGCGTCGGCGACCGTCGCGTCGCTTCGCCGAACCGCCGACGCGACGGCGTTCACCGACGTTCCGATCGACGCGATCGAGGCCGAAGACGAGACCGCCGTCGTTGTCGAGACCGAAACGCCGTTCGCCCCGCTGCCGGCCCACCTCTCGCGCGACGAGGCCGTCATTCTCAGCCCGGACGCGATCGGCGACGACGGGTCGATCGAAGACCCGGTCGGTACCGGCCCGTTCGCCCTCGAGTCGTTTCGCTCCGGCGCCGAGATCCGATCCGTTCGACACGACGAGTACCACGGTCGGGAGCCGTCTCTCGAGTCCGTCCGCTACGAGGTCGTCGAGGACGACCAGACGCGCCGGATGAAACTCGAGAGCGGCGAACTCGAGATGGCCCGCATCCTCCCTCAGGAGACGGTCGATCCGCTCGAATCCGACGGCGATATCGACATCCACGTCTACGAGGTGCCCCGAATCAGGTTCCTCACGTTCGACACGACGTCGGCGCCGTTCGACGACCGGCGCGTTCGACGGGCGGTCCACCGCGCGATCGACCGGGAGGCGATCGCCGAGTCGATTCTCGAGGGGCTCGACGAGCCCGCGGTCGGCCCGTTTTCGTCGGCGATCACCGACTGGGCGAATCCGGACCTCGACGCCGACGCGCACGCGGCCGACCCCGAGCGCGCTCGCTCCCTGCTGTCGGACGCCGGGTGGACGACCGGCTCAAGCGATGTCCGCACCCGCGACGGCGAGGAACTGGCGGTCGAGTTCCTCACCTATGACGCCAGGAGCCTCCCGCTGATCGCGGAGGCGATGCAGGACCACCTGGCCGCGGTCGGGATCGACGTCGACGTGACGACGGTGGAGTACAGTTCGATGGTCGACCGCGTCAGTCAGGGCTCGTTCGACGGCTACCTCACGTCGTGGGGGACGTTCTCGTACCCGGACCCGGATCGGCTCGCCCAGCTGTTTCACTCGACGGACGCAGCGCTCCACCACGGCTACGAGAACGACCGGGTGGACGACCTGCTCGAGGAGGGCCGGGAACTCACCGACCGGGAGGCGCGACGCGAGCGCTATCACGAGGTCCAGTCGATCGTCCTCGAGGACGCGCCGATCGCGGTCCTGACGAACTTCACGAACGTCGTCGCCACCGCGGCCGGCGTCGACGGATACGAGCCGCACCCGACGGAATCGCGGTACGGACTCGAGTCGATTACGGTGGGAGAGGAGTAG